In Legionella lytica, one genomic interval encodes:
- a CDS encoding dienelactone hydrolase family protein: MIVTDEINYNDANTICKGFIAYNNDFSSPRPTVMVAHDWGGRGNDACNKAIQLAKLGYVGFALDMYGQAQVVFDKVEKRALMTPFMNDRQMLIKRIQSAFNLLTELPQVDKNNIAAIGYCFGGLCALDLARFGVDVKGVVSFHGVLKAPEEELFAPIKAKILVLHGYDDPLVKVDQVNQFAIEMSARKADWQIHIYGNTAHSFTNPLANDDEMGLHYNEQADQRSWQATEAFLKEIFEE; the protein is encoded by the coding sequence GTGATCGTAACGGATGAAATAAATTATAATGACGCGAATACAATCTGCAAAGGTTTCATCGCATACAACAACGACTTTTCATCACCACGACCCACTGTGATGGTCGCCCATGATTGGGGGGGGCGGGGGAATGATGCCTGTAATAAGGCCATACAACTTGCTAAGCTAGGTTATGTTGGCTTTGCTCTTGACATGTATGGGCAGGCTCAAGTGGTTTTTGACAAGGTAGAAAAACGAGCGCTAATGACCCCCTTTATGAATGATCGGCAAATGCTGATTAAGCGTATTCAATCGGCCTTTAATTTACTCACGGAATTACCTCAGGTTGATAAAAACAATATTGCGGCTATAGGTTATTGTTTCGGTGGTTTATGTGCCTTGGATTTGGCGCGTTTTGGTGTTGATGTTAAAGGTGTGGTTAGTTTTCATGGAGTGCTTAAAGCCCCAGAAGAGGAATTATTTGCTCCAATTAAAGCCAAGATTTTGGTGTTACATGGTTATGATGATCCTTTGGTTAAAGTGGACCAGGTAAATCAATTTGCAATTGAAATGAGTGCTCGTAAAGCAGATTGGCAAATCCATATTTATGGCAATACGGCTCATTCATTTACGAATCCGTTAGCGAATGATGATGAGATGGGTTTACATTATAATGAACAGGCAGATCAGCGTTCTTGGCAGGCAACAGAGGCCTTTTTGAAAGAGATTTTTGAGGAGTAG
- a CDS encoding DUF6282 family protein, which translates to MNQLADYQFIDIHYHASPDLYARRWNALQAGEIYQSLRGAVFLTSHLGATSIQATLAQQQGLPVFPSLILNQLAGGIDYRVIMQALNEYQPLSPSKLLVHFPTITGRNYPSKLSRQLSYPHLSPFSQRGETLFNSKQQLGKNVIDILKMANDYPIVLTTGHASKEEVYCLVDACIRYKVPALILNQPAHPLVNLKAPALKELAQHEFVWIEQTALTYLLGHQDKEDFSTVLQAIPRVIYSSDLGQTTQMDIKDWIRYSAELFTELHLSEQRKSELLREHVIKLLS; encoded by the coding sequence ATGAACCAGTTAGCTGATTATCAATTTATCGATATTCATTACCATGCCAGTCCAGATCTCTATGCTCGTCGCTGGAATGCATTGCAAGCAGGAGAAATCTATCAATCCTTGCGCGGAGCGGTTTTTTTAACCAGTCATCTTGGCGCAACCAGCATTCAAGCCACCTTAGCGCAGCAACAAGGATTACCGGTTTTTCCTTCATTGATATTAAATCAGCTCGCGGGAGGAATTGATTATCGCGTCATTATGCAAGCATTGAATGAATATCAACCACTTAGCCCCTCAAAACTTTTGGTACACTTTCCTACCATTACAGGTCGCAATTATCCCTCAAAATTGTCACGTCAATTGAGCTATCCACATTTAAGCCCATTTAGCCAACGCGGCGAAACCCTCTTTAATAGCAAACAGCAATTAGGTAAAAATGTGATTGATATTTTAAAAATGGCAAATGACTATCCAATTGTTTTAACTACAGGACATGCATCCAAAGAAGAAGTCTACTGCTTAGTGGATGCGTGTATTCGCTATAAAGTACCAGCATTAATCTTAAATCAACCAGCTCATCCATTGGTTAATTTAAAAGCACCAGCCTTAAAAGAGCTAGCTCAACATGAATTTGTCTGGATTGAGCAAACTGCACTGACTTATCTCTTAGGACATCAGGATAAGGAAGATTTTAGCACGGTATTACAAGCCATTCCTCGGGTTATTTATAGCTCAGATCTCGGGCAAACAACGCAGATGGACATTAAAGATTGGATTCGTTATTCTGCTGAGTTATTTACCGAGTTGCATCTATCGGAACAAAGGAAAAGTGAGCTGCTGCGAGAGCATGTGATTAAGCTACTTTCATAA